Proteins from one Ficedula albicollis isolate OC2 chromosome 3, FicAlb1.5, whole genome shotgun sequence genomic window:
- the FAM161A gene encoding protein FAM161A isoform X2, which yields MYNSNQEYYLKLEELKNAHMETMAKLESMYQNKPYLKGVQALDKRNDTCPKCCRPTWDKSSYQPLNLHKSFSDSDLSDPSDSSVSDMSEVELVFEENSSETGSSSFARQQIEKMWDGFSLEDYISRAKHSLPSSAPPSRKVPKKQKVWSPRITVPKPFQMTIREAQKKEQNVKSKSRIELENHLLKKQLEEEAECQKKFRANPVPAAVLLPLYHDIVRRNEERRRSVRERSQLRLLASQKPFKFIERERQRRETRKTQLKDVLPPESQSKVFRARPVPKCVYSPDYNDKLKEKELYREIRIRMRAEELLRNSSVPNSRLALKETNKTKKHKSTEHKPKIKPSIPDFEFLHEKFQERLLQQKKVKPLTVCEPFHLFTSYIPSNKDKILKDIQEDEETLKETRWPFASLRRKPQMGQSGANPHLLRRGKSKFPKNTEATRRRLQALRNSLEEKRKLEEQQKRNRTKQKQRTRKFQKIVMARAEANDPHQSLAQMSKSRLKTFRNNERQRRQEYLQELQEMEKRVKQMPLLFERVAQKNARIAAEKYYSNRLRELGICPEFVSKKGEAAKSLQFSSAGDFTSVAARKRVIKLKAKKGESFEEAPGDNPQCEQSWEEEEEEEEEEEEKGQSVKSSTPDKPYSDLGDEARASPDVLEPESSQHSEEEEEEEEEEEAKSSPSLGHSQEEEEEEEEAKAEPSLDHSQEEEEEEEAKAEPSLDHSQEEEEEEEAKAGLSSGRSQEEEEEEEAKADASLDHSQEEEEDESRPSSWSGRSQEQEEEAQSDPEAEGASQYEDEEYESDDSQEKPSDEEGD from the exons ATGTACAATTCAAATCAGGAGTATTACTTGAAGCTGGAAGAGTTGAAGAATGCCCACATGGAGACCATGGCAAAACTGGAAAGCATGTATCAGAACAAACCCTATTTAAAAGGAGTACAAGCCTTAGATAAGAGAAATGACACCTGTCCGAAGTGCTGTAG GCCAACTTGGGACAAGAGCTCGTATCAGCCTCTTAACCTGCACAAATCCTTTTCAGACTCAGACTTAAGCGATCCCTCGGACTCAAGTGTATCCGACATGTCTGAGGTAGAATTAGTGtttgaagaaaacagcagtgaaacTGGATCATCCTCATTTGCTAGGCAGCAGATTGAAAAAATGTGGGATGGGTTCTCCCTGGAAGACTACATCTCCCGTGCCAAGCACAGCttgcccagctcagcaccacccAGCAGGAAGGTGCCCAAGAAACAGAAGGTGTGGTCTCCCAGAATCACCGTGCCCAAGCCCTTCCAGATGACCATCAGGGAAGCCCAGAAGAAGGAGCAGAACGTCAAGTCCAAGTCACGGATTGAGCTGGAGAATCACTTACTGaagaagcagctggaggaggaggcagagtgCCAGAAGAAATTCCGAGCCAACCCCGTGCCCGCCGCCGTCCTGCTGCCGCTCTACCACGACATCGTGCGGCGCAACGAGGAGCGCAGGAGGTCCGTCAGGGAGAGGAGCCAGCTCAGGCTCCTGGCTTCCCAAAAGCCATTCAAATTCATTGAGAGAGAGAGGCAAAGGAGAGAAACCAGGAAAACGCAGTTAAAAGATGTTCTGCCGCCTGAAAGTCAAAGCAAGGTGTTCAGAGCGAGACCGGTCCCAAAATGTGTTTATAGTCCAGATTACAATGACAAGCTAAAGGAGAAGGAGCTCTACAGGGAAATCAGGATCAGGatgagagcagaggagctgctacGGAATTCAAGCGTACCCAACAGCAGACTGGCCTTAAAAGAgaccaacaaaaccaaaaaacacaagAGCACTGAGCACAAACCCAAAATCAAACCAAGCATTCCTGATTTTGAATTCCTACATGAGAAATTCCAGGAACGCCTcctgcaacaaaaaaaagtgaaaccCCTCACAGTCTGTGAGCCTTTCCACCTTTTTACCTCCTACATTCCCTCAAACAAGGACAAGATCCTGAAGGACATTCAAGAGGATGAAGAGACATTGAAGGAAACACGGTGGCCGTTTGCCTCTCTGAGACGGAAACCTCAGATGGGGCAGTCAGGGGCAAACCCACATCTCctgagaagaggaaaatccaAATTTCCCAAAAACACAGAAGCCACAAGACGACGGCTACAAGCCCTGAG GAATTCCcttgaggaaaagagaaagctggAAGAACAACAAAAGAGGAACAGAACCAAGCAGAAACAAAGAACgagaaaattccagaaaattGTGATGGCTCGGGCTGAGGCCAATGACCCACATCAGAGCCTAGCTCAGATGTCTAAATCCAGATTAAAAACATTCAG GAACAACGAGAGGCAGAGAAGGCAGGAATATTTGCAAGAACtgcaagaaatggaaaaaagagtaaaacaaaTGCCATTGCTTTTTGAAAGAGTTGCTCAG aaaaatgcCAGAATAGCTGCAGAAAAGTATTATTCAAACAGACTGAGAGAACTGGGGATCTGCCCAGAGTTTGTTtcaaagaaaggagaagcagccaAATCACTGCAGTTCTCCAGTGCTGGAGATTTTACCTCTGTTGCTGCCAGAAAAAG AGTCATCAAgcttaaagcaaaaaaaggggAATCCTTTGAGGAAGCACCTGGTGACAATCCCCAGTGTGAGCAgtcctgggaggaggaggaggaggaggaggaggaggaggaagagaagggacAAAGTGTCAAAAGCTCCACCCCAGATAAGCCGTACAGTGATCTGGGGGATGaggccagagccagccctgatGTCCTTGAGCCTGAATCCAGCCAGcacagtgaggaggaggaggaggaggaggaggaagaggaagcaaAGTCAAGCCCATCACTTGGCCATTcccaggaggaagaggaggaggaagaggaagcaaAGGCAGAACCATCTCTTGACCATTcccaggaggaagaggaagaagag gaagcaaAGGCAGAACCATCTCTTGACCATTcccaggaggaagaggaagaagaggaagcaaAGGCAGGCC
- the FAM161A gene encoding protein FAM161A isoform X1, translated as MYNSNQEYYLKLEELKNAHMETMAKLESMYQNKPYLKGVQALDKRNDTCPKCCRPTWDKSSYQPLNLHKSFSDSDLSDPSDSSVSDMSEVELVFEENSSETGSSSFARQQIEKMWDGFSLEDYISRAKHSLPSSAPPSRKVPKKQKVWSPRITVPKPFQMTIREAQKKEQNVKSKSRIELENHLLKKQLEEEAECQKKFRANPVPAAVLLPLYHDIVRRNEERRRSVRERSQLRLLASQKPFKFIERERQRRETRKTQLKDVLPPESQSKVFRARPVPKCVYSPDYNDKLKEKELYREIRIRMRAEELLRNSSVPNSRLALKETNKTKKHKSTEHKPKIKPSIPDFEFLHEKFQERLLQQKKVKPLTVCEPFHLFTSYIPSNKDKILKDIQEDEETLKETRWPFASLRRKPQMGQSGANPHLLRRGKSKFPKNTEATRRRLQALRNSLEEKRKLEEQQKRNRTKQKQRTRKFQKIVMARAEANDPHQSLAQMSKSRLKTFRNNERQRRQEYLQELQEMEKRVKQMPLLFERVAQKNARIAAEKYYSNRLRELGICPEFVSKKGEAAKSLQFSSAGDFTSVAARKRVIKLKAKKGESFEEAPGDNPQCEQSWEEEEEEEEEEEEKGQSVKSSTPDKPYSDLGDEARASPDVLEPESSQHSEEEEEEEEEEEAKSSPSLGHSQEEEEEEEEAKAEPSLDHSQEEEEEEEAKAGLSRGHSQEEEEEEEEEAKAEPSLDHSQEEEEEEEAKAGLSSGRSQEEEEEEEAKADASLDHSQEEEEDESRPSSWSGRSQEQEEEAQSDPEAEGASQYEDEEYESDDSQEKPSDEEGD; from the exons ATGTACAATTCAAATCAGGAGTATTACTTGAAGCTGGAAGAGTTGAAGAATGCCCACATGGAGACCATGGCAAAACTGGAAAGCATGTATCAGAACAAACCCTATTTAAAAGGAGTACAAGCCTTAGATAAGAGAAATGACACCTGTCCGAAGTGCTGTAG GCCAACTTGGGACAAGAGCTCGTATCAGCCTCTTAACCTGCACAAATCCTTTTCAGACTCAGACTTAAGCGATCCCTCGGACTCAAGTGTATCCGACATGTCTGAGGTAGAATTAGTGtttgaagaaaacagcagtgaaacTGGATCATCCTCATTTGCTAGGCAGCAGATTGAAAAAATGTGGGATGGGTTCTCCCTGGAAGACTACATCTCCCGTGCCAAGCACAGCttgcccagctcagcaccacccAGCAGGAAGGTGCCCAAGAAACAGAAGGTGTGGTCTCCCAGAATCACCGTGCCCAAGCCCTTCCAGATGACCATCAGGGAAGCCCAGAAGAAGGAGCAGAACGTCAAGTCCAAGTCACGGATTGAGCTGGAGAATCACTTACTGaagaagcagctggaggaggaggcagagtgCCAGAAGAAATTCCGAGCCAACCCCGTGCCCGCCGCCGTCCTGCTGCCGCTCTACCACGACATCGTGCGGCGCAACGAGGAGCGCAGGAGGTCCGTCAGGGAGAGGAGCCAGCTCAGGCTCCTGGCTTCCCAAAAGCCATTCAAATTCATTGAGAGAGAGAGGCAAAGGAGAGAAACCAGGAAAACGCAGTTAAAAGATGTTCTGCCGCCTGAAAGTCAAAGCAAGGTGTTCAGAGCGAGACCGGTCCCAAAATGTGTTTATAGTCCAGATTACAATGACAAGCTAAAGGAGAAGGAGCTCTACAGGGAAATCAGGATCAGGatgagagcagaggagctgctacGGAATTCAAGCGTACCCAACAGCAGACTGGCCTTAAAAGAgaccaacaaaaccaaaaaacacaagAGCACTGAGCACAAACCCAAAATCAAACCAAGCATTCCTGATTTTGAATTCCTACATGAGAAATTCCAGGAACGCCTcctgcaacaaaaaaaagtgaaaccCCTCACAGTCTGTGAGCCTTTCCACCTTTTTACCTCCTACATTCCCTCAAACAAGGACAAGATCCTGAAGGACATTCAAGAGGATGAAGAGACATTGAAGGAAACACGGTGGCCGTTTGCCTCTCTGAGACGGAAACCTCAGATGGGGCAGTCAGGGGCAAACCCACATCTCctgagaagaggaaaatccaAATTTCCCAAAAACACAGAAGCCACAAGACGACGGCTACAAGCCCTGAG GAATTCCcttgaggaaaagagaaagctggAAGAACAACAAAAGAGGAACAGAACCAAGCAGAAACAAAGAACgagaaaattccagaaaattGTGATGGCTCGGGCTGAGGCCAATGACCCACATCAGAGCCTAGCTCAGATGTCTAAATCCAGATTAAAAACATTCAG GAACAACGAGAGGCAGAGAAGGCAGGAATATTTGCAAGAACtgcaagaaatggaaaaaagagtaaaacaaaTGCCATTGCTTTTTGAAAGAGTTGCTCAG aaaaatgcCAGAATAGCTGCAGAAAAGTATTATTCAAACAGACTGAGAGAACTGGGGATCTGCCCAGAGTTTGTTtcaaagaaaggagaagcagccaAATCACTGCAGTTCTCCAGTGCTGGAGATTTTACCTCTGTTGCTGCCAGAAAAAG AGTCATCAAgcttaaagcaaaaaaaggggAATCCTTTGAGGAAGCACCTGGTGACAATCCCCAGTGTGAGCAgtcctgggaggaggaggaggaggaggaggaggaggaggaagagaagggacAAAGTGTCAAAAGCTCCACCCCAGATAAGCCGTACAGTGATCTGGGGGATGaggccagagccagccctgatGTCCTTGAGCCTGAATCCAGCCAGcacagtgaggaggaggaggaggaggaggaggaagaggaagcaaAGTCAAGCCCATCACTTGGCCATTcccaggaggaagaggaggaggaagaggaagcaaAGGCAGAACCATCTCTTGACCATTcccaggaggaagaggaagaagaggaagcaaAGGCAGGCCTATCCAGGGGCCAttcccaggaggaggaggaggaagaagaagaggaagcaaAGGCAGAACCATCTCTTGACCATTcccaggaggaagaggaagaagaggaagcaaAGGCAGGCC